The Actinotalea sp. JY-7876 sequence GACGGCCGCGAGCATCCTGTCCAACTCCGTCACCGTCATCGCGTCCCTCGTCGCGATGGTGCTGCTCTCGTGGCAGCTCACCCTGATCGCGATCGTGCTCATGCCCGTCTTCCTGGTGCTTCAGCGGCGGGTGGGCGCGCGGCGTCAGGTCCTGGCGCGACAGACGCAGGAGTCGCTGTCGGACATGACGGCGATCACCGAGGAGGCGCTGAGCGTCTCGGGCGTCCTGCTGAGCAAGGTCTTCAACCGGTCCGACGCCGAGGTCGCGCGGTACCGGGAGGAGAACGACCGGCAGGTGCGGCTCCAGGTGCGCCAGGCGATGGCCGGACAGGGCTTCTTCGGCGTCGTCACGGCGTTCATGGCGATCACCCCCGCGCTCGTCTACCTCGCCTCGGGCTACATGCTGGAGGGCGGCACCGAGATCTCCGCGGGCACGCTCGTGGCGTTCTCGACGCTCCAGGCGCGCCTGCTCATGCCCATGGTCTCGCTCATGCGGGTGGCGCTCGACGTGACCACCTCGCTCGCGCTCTTCCGCCGCATCTTCGAGTACCTCGACCTGGTGCCCGCGATTCGCGACCGCGAGGGCGCGACCGCCCTGCCCACCCACGACATCCGGGGCGAGGTCGAGCTGCGGGACGTCTGGTTCTCCTACCCGCCTCCGCCGACGCTCGTCGCGCCCGCGCCCGGTCCCCTGCCACGCGGGGGCGGCATGGGGATGGGCGGCGGCCGCGGCGCGATGCTCGGGTACGCGGCCATGGGCGGCGGCGTGGTGCTGGCTGGCGGGGGCCACCCGCCCGCCGCGGCCGTCGAGCGCCCGCGGTCCGCCGGCACGCCGGCGGGCGGCCACGGGAGCCTCCGCCCGGTCGGCGACGGCGCGCCCGAGGGCTCCGGGCCGGACGGCTCCCCGACGGACGGTTCTGCGTCGGACCACTCCCCGGCCGACGGGCCGGGACCCGGCCGCACGTGGACGGTGCGCGGCGTGTCCTTGCGCATCGAGCCCGGCCAGCTGGCGGCGTTCGTCGGCCCCTCCGGCGCAGGCAAGACGACGTTGAGCTACCTCGTCCCCCGGCTCTACGAGGTCGACTCCGGTGCTGTCCTCATCGACGGCCACGACGTCCGCGACCTCACGCTGGCCTCCGTCGCGGACGCCGTCGGGATGGTCACGCAGGACCCGTACCTCTTCCACGCGAGCATCGGGGACAACCTCCGCTACGCGCGCCCGGACGCGAGCGACGACGAGCTGGCCGCCGCGGCCCGGGCGGCGAACATCCACGACCGGATCATGGCGTTCCCGGAGGGCTACGCCACGACCGTGGGCGAGCGCGGGTACCGGCTCTCCGGCGGTGAGAAGCAGCGGCTGGCGATCGCGCGCGTGCTGCTCAAGGACCCGAGGATCCTCATCCTCGACGAGGCGACCTCGGCGCTGGACACCGCGTCGGAGCGGCTGGTGCAGCAGGCGCTGAACCAGGTCATGGCGGGGCGGACGACGATCGCCATCGCGCACCGCCTCTCCACGATCCGGCACGCGGACGTCATCGTGGTGGTCGACGCGGGACGCATCGCGGAGCGCGGGACGCACGACGAGCTGCTCGCGACGGGCGGTCTGTACGCGCGGCTGTACGCCGAGCAGTTCGGTGGCGGCAGCGTCGAGGCGCGCTTCGCGGACGGGGTGATGTTCACCGACGGCGTCGTCCTCGCGCAGCCCGGGCACCCCGAGCGCTGAGGTCGAACGGCCCGCGACGACGTCCCCGGGCTCCCGAGTTGCAGGGCGACGGCGCCCGCGGGACGGTGGACCGCAGCCGCGGCGCCGGTTCACCGCGGCGGTGGTGGCACGTTCACCGGACCTTCACGACCCGCCGGAACACCGGTGGCGGCGGGCGCGTTGAGAGTGCAGGACGACAGACAGACCCACCGGGCGGGAGTGATCCTCTCTGCCCGCCCAGCGGCCAAGGAGGTCACGCGATGGCTGACCGATCACTGCGCGGTATGCGCATCGGTGCCCACAGCATGGAGTCGGACGTGGGCGTGGAGTTCGCCCCGCGGTTCCAGGCGTACTACGACTGCCCCAACGGGCACACGATCATCCTGCCCTTCTCGGCCGAGGCGGACGTGCCGGTCGTGTGGGAGTGCCGCTGCGGCGAGGAGGCCCTCCTCCGGGACGCCAGCAAGCCCGAGCCCAAGGCCGGCAAGGCGCCCCGCACCCACTGGGACATGCTGCTCGAGCGCCGCACGGTCGGAGAGCTCGAGGAGCTCCTGACCGAGCGCCTCGAGCTGCTGCGCGCCGGGAAGCTGCGCCGCTCCGCCTGACGGCGGTCACCAGCGCGACCGAAGGCCGCCACCCCACGGGGTGGCGGCCTTCGTCATGTCGTGCCGACCCGCGGCCCTCGCCGCGGCACGCGCTGTCCTGGCGCGGGACGGGGTGTCAGCGCACGCGCTGGGCCGTGCGCGGGGCGTCCGCGGCGGCGAGCCGGTCCGCGCGCGGGATGCGGCGGGCCCCGGCGATGCCCGCGACGACCGTGATCGGCCCGAGCACCCGCAGCACCCACGCGATCGCGTCGCCGTAGCGCGTCGCCGGCGTGAGCTCGGTGCGCAGCGGGAGCGAGGCGACCATCTGCTCGGCCGTGAAGAGCCCCGTCGTCTGCGTCAGCACGCCGTTGGGCGTGATGACCCCGCTGACACCCACGGTGGAGATCTGGATGGTGGCCCGCCCGTGCTCCATGGCCCGCAGGCGGCTCATCGCGAGCTGCTGGGTGGACTCGTCGGAGCGGCCGAACGTCGCGTTGTTCGTCTGGACGAGGAGCACCTCTCCCCCGGCCTGGACGGCGTCGCGCACGATGCCGTCGTACGCGACCTCGAAGCAGATGACGTCCGCGAGGCCGACGGTGCGGCCCAGGCGCGGGGACTCCAGCTCGATGAGCCCGACGCCCTGCCCGGGGACCATGTCCGTGCTCACGCGGTCGACCGCGTCCGAGAAGCGGCGGGCGACGTCGCGCATGGGCACGTACTCGGCGAACGGCGCGGGGTGCTGCTTCGCGTAACGGTCCACCACGCCGAGCTCGGGGTCCCAGAGCTGGGACATGTTGAGCCGACCGCCGTCGGCCGGGAACTCCTGCGTCCCGACGAGCAGCGGCGCGTCGAGCGCCCGGGCCGCTCCCTGCACGGCGGCGCCGGCCGCCTCGTCGACGGTCGGGTCGATGTCGGAGCCGTTCTCGGGCCAGACGACCAGGTCCAGGTCTCCCGGCGCGACGACGTCCAGCAGGGCGTACGTCCCCGCGACGTGGTTGTCGAGCACCTCGCGCGCCTGCTGGAACGAGTCCAGGCCTCGGTCGGGCACGTTCCCCTGCACGGCGCCCACCTCGAGCCGGCCGGCGTCGGGCGCCGAGCCCAGCGGCAGCAGCCAGCCGCTGCCCACGAGCGCTGCCGCCACGATGAGGTAGCCGCTGGCGGCCCCGACGTCGATGCGGCGCAGCGCCAGGAGGGCGAAGGCCACGATCACGCCACCGACCACGACGAGCAGCGAGACCAGCGGCGCACCGCCCGCCCACGCCCAACGGCCGAGCGGCGAGTCCGCGTGGGCGAAGGCGAGCCGTCCCCAGGGGAAGCCGCCGAACGGCAGCACCTGCCGCGCCTCCTCGGCGGCCACCCAGATCAGCGCGAACGCCGGGACCTGGAGCCTCCGGGCCGACCAGATGACGGCACCGCGCCGGGCCCACGCCCACGCGGCACCCACGAGGCCGACGAACGCTGCCTCGACGAGGGACAGGGCGGCCCACGGGATCTCGCCCACCGAGCCCTGGATCCAGGTGAGGTGGGGCAGGAAGAACGCCAGGCCGAAGGTCAGCCCGACGAGGAAGTTCCAGCGCGCGCTGTCGCGCCCGAAGGCGATGAACAGCAGGGCGACGGCGACGAGGCTCAGGGGCCAGAGCCCGAGGCCGGGGAAGCTCGCGTCGCACACCAGGCCCGCCACGACGGCCAGGATCAGGCTGGTGATCCGGCGGGGAGGGGCGAAGGGCACGCCTCCAGGGTAACCGCGCGGCAGAGCGGTCGTGCTCCCCCGCGGCACCGACCGACCGGCCCGCATGTCCTTCGGACCGGACGTCGCCCCCCGAGGGACACGACGCCCGTTGTCTACTGAACATGCGGGCCAAGCCGGTGCCCTCGACCGGGGCGGACCGATCAGCCTCGAGGGCGACCGGGTCCGCGAACCGCGGGGAGGAACACCCGAAAACCTACCGGCTCACCACGCTCCGTCAAGCCGACGAAAGCGCAGGTCACGACCATCGCCGCAGGTCATCCGGACGTCCGCGCGAGGGGGTGAGATTCGCCGGACGGCGTGTCCGTCGGCGTGTCGCGACGATTCCTCAGCCGAGCTCGTCGTGCAGCACGACGCCGTCGCGCAGCGTCCGCAGGCACCGCGGCGGCGCCACGTCGGGGCCCAGCTCCGGCAGCAAGGGCGTACCCGCGCGGGGGTCCGTGCTCCACGCCGCGACGCGTCCGTCCGGTGCCTGGACCGCGAGGCTGTCGGCCCGCCACACGGCGAGCGTCGCGGGCGCACCGAGGCGGATCTCGCCGGCGCCCGTGTGGTCCAGGCCCGCCGCGCGCCACCCCCCGCGCGTGTGCGCCCGGAACGCCGCGCGCGCCGAGACGCGCTGCCCCGGGTCGTGGTGCTCGATCGCCGCGCGCACGGCACCCCACGGGTCGAACGGGGTCACCGGGCTGTCGGAGCCGAGGGCGAGCGGCACGCCGGCGGCCGCGAGGTCGGCGAGGGGGTTGAGCCCGGCGGCGCGCGTCGCCCCGAGCCGGCGCGCGTACATGCCGCCCGGGTGGCCCCAGCGGGCGTCGAACGCCGGCTGCACGCTGGCGACGACGCCGAAGAGCACCATGGCGGCGAGCGCGCGGGCGTCGACCATCTCCGCGTGCTCGATCCGGTGCCGCCCGCCCCGGACGGCGATGGAGCCCTCCGCGTCGGCGGCGAGCTCGAAGCCCTGCAGCACCTCCTCCATGGCGCGGTCGCCGATGACGTGGAAGGCGGCGTGCTTCCCGGCCCGGCCGACGGCCGCGAGGTGGGCCGCGACCTCCTCGGCGCTCAGGTAGAGCTCCCCGCTCGCCCCCGCGGCGCCCGGCGCCAGGTCCGCGTACGGGGCGCGGAGAGCCGCCGTGCGGGAGCCGAAGGACCCGTCGACGCACAGGTCGCCGCCGATGCCGGTCAGTCCGGGCACCTGTGCCAGGAGCGAGCGGGCGTCGTCCTCGGTCGCGCAGAGCTCGGCCCGGTAGCCGACGACGAGCGGCAGGCCGCCGGCGGGGTCGCGCGAGATCTCGAGCAGCCGCACGAGGTCGTCGAGCTCGTCGCTGCTCGGCATGCTGTGCTCGTGCACCGAGGCGATCCCCGCTGCGGCCGCGGCCTCCAGCGCGGCCCGGTGCAGGGCATCGCGGTCCGCGCGCATGCCGGCGTTGACCACCGTCATGGCGCGGTCGAGGGCCTCCCCCGTCACGAGGCCGTCGTGGCGCCACCCCGGCAGCGTGTCGCACCCGGCCACGCGCGCGAACGACGAGGAGACCACGGCCGAGTGGACGTCCGTGCGCAGGAGCACGACGGGCGCGCCCTCGCCCACCCGGTCGAGCTCCTCACGCGTCGGCGGGCGGTTCTCCGGCCACGACGTCTCGTCCCAGCCGCGCCCCACCAGGGGTGAGGAGGGACCGAGGTCGCGCGCGCGCCGGGCCGCGTCCGCGACCGTGCCGAGCGCCGCCGCGAGGGTCGCGACGCCCGATCCGGCGCCGAGATCCACGGACCGCAGCGCGCCGCCGGTCTGGAGGACGTGCACGTGCGCGTCGACGAAGGCGGGCGTCACGAGCGCACCGTCGAGGTCGACCACCTCGTCGACCCCGTCGAGGACCGTGTGGACGGTCGCCTCGCTGCCGAGCCACGCGACCTGCCCGTCGGCGACGAGGACGGCCTCGGCGAACGGGTCGGCCGCGGAGTGGATGACGCCGTTGCGGTAGAGGGTGCTGGCCACGGGCCGAACGTATCGCAGGCCTCAGACGGAGCTGTACGCGACGACCCCCCGGCGTACCTGGTCGACGGCGCGCCGGGCGGCGGCGCGGGTCGTCGGCGTCGGCGCCGCCTGGGCGATCTGGTCGAGCAGGTCGACCACCTGCTTGCACCACCGCACGAAGTCGCCGGCGGCCAGGTCCGTGCCCTGGAGCACCGTCGCCAGCCCTCGGCCGCTCGCCCAGCGATGGATCGGCTCGACGAGCCCGAAGTCCAGCGGACGGGTGGCGCCGAGCCCGTGCGCGAGCTCGATGTCCTCGAGCCGCGACCAGGCGCGCACCGTGGCGTCGAGCGCCTGGGCGAGCCTGCCCTGCGGTCCACCGGGCACGGGAGGTGCCGCGTCCCGCTCCTCGCGCCGCGCCTCGAAGACGACGCCCGAGACGGCCGCGGCGAGCGCCGGCGCGTCGAGCCCGTCCCAGATGCCGGTGCGCAGGCACTCCGCGACCAGGAGGTCGCTCTCCGCGTACAGCCGCCGCAGCCACTGCCCGGCGTCGGTCACGCGCGTGCGGGCCGGTCCCCGCGCGGGGCCGGCCACCGCCTCGGCGTCCGTCCGGTGCTCGTCGGTCACCAGCTCCAGGTAGCCGGTCTCGGTGAGCACGTCGCAGATCCGGTCGAAGATGCGCGCGATCGAGCTCGTGCGGCCGTCGATCCGGCGCACGAGCGCGTCGTGCTCGCGCTTGAGCCGGTGGTACCGCTCGGACCACCGGGCGTGCTCCTCGCGCTCGGAGCAGCCGTGGCAGGGGTGGTTGCGCAGCCGCCGTCGGAGGTCGGCGAGGGTCGCGTCGTCCGCGGCGGCCGAGCCGTTCCTCCCCCGGCCCCGCGGGCGCTCCGCGGCGGCGCCGCCCTTCGGCGGTTCGGCGAGGGCGGTGTTCATCGCCGAGACCAGGTCTCGCCGGGACCCGGGGTTGCGCGGCGCGAAGCCCTTGGGGATGCGCACGCGTGTCACGGTGCGCACCCCGCCCGCGAGCTCCCCGACGCTCAGCACGCGCACCTTCCGCTCCCCCGTCAGGACGGTGGGCCGCGGGCCGTCGAGGCCCGCGTCCCGCCCGGGGTCGAGCACGACCGCGAAGCCTGCCCGGCGTCCGACCGGGATCTCCACGACGTCGCCCGCGCGCAGCTGCTGCAGGCTGGTCAGCACCTCGGACCTCCGGGCCCGGACGGCCTCGCGGGACAGCGACTGCTCCCGGTCCGCGACCTTGCGGCGCAGGTCCGCGTACTCCGCGAAGTCGCCGAGGTGGCACGTCATCGCTGCGGCGTAGCCCTCGAGCGCCTCGGCGTGGGCCTTCGCCTGGCGTGCCAGGCCGACGACGGCGCGGTCGGCCTGGAACTGCGCGAAGCTCGTCTCGAGCACCTCGCGCGCGCGGTCGCGTCCGACCTGGGCGACGAGGTTGACGGCCATGTTGTAGGTGGGCCGGAAGCTCGAGCGCAGCGGGTAGGTCCGGCGCGACGCCAGCCCTGCCAGCGCCACGGGGTCGAGCCCGCCGTGGTCCACGACGACGGCATGCCCCTCGACGTCGATGCCCCGGCGCCCGGCGCGTCCGGTGAGCTGGGTGTACTCCCCCGGCGTGATGTCGACGTGCGCGGAGCCGTCCCACTTGGTCAGCTTCTCCAGCACGACCGACCGGGCCGGCATGTTGATGCCCAGCGCCAGGGTCTCGGTGGCGAAGACGACCTTGACCAGGCCGCGCGAGAACAGCTCCTCGACCGTCTCCTTGAACAGCGGCAGGAGCCCGGCGTGGTGGGAGGCGATCCCCCGCTCGAGCGCCTGGCTCCACTCCCAGAACCCGAGCACCGCCAGGTCCTGGCGCGGGATCGCCGCGCACCGCTCCTCGACCACGGCGCGGATCTGCGCCTCCTGCTCGGCCGTGGTGAGCCGCAGGCCGGCGCGCAGGCACTGCTGCACCGCGGCGGCGCACCCCGCGCGGGAGAAGATGAAGTAGATCGCGGGCAGCAGGGCGGCGTCGTCGAGCTGCTCGACGACGGCGAACCGCGGCGGCGGTCGCCGGGCTCCCAGGCGGGCGGCGCCGCGGGTCTGCGGCCGTCCGCGGCCCCCGCCCCGGTACCCGCGGTCCCCCGGGCCGCGGGAGCCGTCGGCGCGGTCGACGCGCCGCAGCGCGACGGCGAGGTCCGGGTTGATGGGCGGGTCCACCCCCGGCGCCGTGGGGTCGACGTGGCCGGCGTAGAGGTCGTACAGCGCGTCGGCCGCCAGGACGTGCTGCCACAGCGGCACGGGGCGCGTCTCGCTGACCACGACGGCCGTGTCGCCGCGGACCATCGTGAGCCAGTCGCCGAACTCCTCCGCGTTGGAGACCGTGGCGGACAGCGAGACGAGCTGCACGTCGTCGGGCAGGTGGATGATCACCTCTTCCCAGACCGGGCCACGGAAGCGGTCGGCCAGGTAGTGCACCTCGTCCATCGCGACGTAGCCCAGGCCGTCCAGGGCGCGGGAGCCCGCGTAGAGCATGTTGCGCAGCACCTCGGTCGTCATGACGACGACCGGGGCGTCGCCGTTGACCGTGGTGTCGCCCGTGAGGAGGCCGACGTTCTGCGCCCCGTGGCGCCGGGCCAGGTCGGCGTACTTCTGGTTGCTCAGCGCCTTGATCGGCGTCGTGTAGAACGCCTTGCGGCCCTGCTGGAGCGCGAGGTGGACGGCGAACTCGCCCACGACCGTCTTGCCGGCGCCCGTCGGTGCCGCGACGAGCACACCGCGCCCGCCCTCGAGCGCCCCGCAGGCCTCGAGCTGGAAGGGGTCCAGACCGAAGGGGTAGCCCTCGGCGAAGGCGGCGAGCTCGCTGCGCTGGAAGGCGGCCCGGCGGCGCGACGCCGCGTACCGCTCGGCCGGGGAGGACATGGCTCCAGCCTAGGCAGCGGTGAGCGCCTCGGCCCGTCGGTCCGCCCTGCGGTCGTGCAGCACGCAGAGGCCCAGGGCGAGGACGTAGAGCGCGCACATGGGGATGGCGAGCGCGAACATCGAGATCGCATCGGCGGTCGGCGTCGCGACCGCCGCGAAGACGAAGGACAGCAGCACCGCCCACCGCCAGCCCGCGCGCCAGGTGTCGGCGCGCACGAGGTTGGCCGCGTTGAGCCCGACCATGACGACGGGGAGCAGGAAGGCGATGCCGAAGGCGAGCACCATCTTCATGATGAACTCGAGGTAGCCCTGGGCGTCGATGAGGTTCGCGGCCCCCGGGGGCGTGAAGCCGCTGAGGATGGCCACGGCCTTGGGCAGGAGGAACCACGCGAGGGCGCCGCCGACGAGGAACAGCGGGACCCCGGCGCAGACGAAGCCGACAGTCGTCCAGCGCTCCCGGCGCGTGAGGCCCGGCGCGACGAACGCCCAGAGCTGGTAGATCCACCACGGGCTGGTCACGATCGCGCCCGCGAAGAGCGAGACCTTGATCTGCAGGTCGAGCGGTGTGGCGACGCCGCCGAAGTTCAGCGTGATGAGGTCGCCGCGCGCGGCCGCGAGCTCGACCACCGGCTCCTGGAGCAGCTCGAACAGGGGCACGTACCAGAGCCACGCGACGGCCGCGCCGACGACGACGCCGGCCGCCGCGAGCAGGACGCGGTTGCGGAGCTCGCGGATGTGCTGGCGCAGCGGCATGCGGCCGTCCGCGGTGCGCCGCGGGCCGCGC is a genomic window containing:
- a CDS encoding ABC transporter ATP-binding protein; the encoded protein is MAAAPSDTGPLLRRVGGLLSPYRAQLVLVAVTIVVGAGLGIVTPFLTQAVFDRALYPVDGGGVDLRLLGILVAAMIAVPLVSAAIGVGQTYLTTSVGNKAMADLRGRLFEHLERMELAFFTATKTGSIQSRLANDVGGVRSVLTTTAASILSNSVTVIASLVAMVLLSWQLTLIAIVLMPVFLVLQRRVGARRQVLARQTQESLSDMTAITEEALSVSGVLLSKVFNRSDAEVARYREENDRQVRLQVRQAMAGQGFFGVVTAFMAITPALVYLASGYMLEGGTEISAGTLVAFSTLQARLLMPMVSLMRVALDVTTSLALFRRIFEYLDLVPAIRDREGATALPTHDIRGEVELRDVWFSYPPPPTLVAPAPGPLPRGGGMGMGGGRGAMLGYAAMGGGVVLAGGGHPPAAAVERPRSAGTPAGGHGSLRPVGDGAPEGSGPDGSPTDGSASDHSPADGPGPGRTWTVRGVSLRIEPGQLAAFVGPSGAGKTTLSYLVPRLYEVDSGAVLIDGHDVRDLTLASVADAVGMVTQDPYLFHASIGDNLRYARPDASDDELAAAARAANIHDRIMAFPEGYATTVGERGYRLSGGEKQRLAIARVLLKDPRILILDEATSALDTASERLVQQALNQVMAGRTTIAIAHRLSTIRHADVIVVVDAGRIAERGTHDELLATGGLYARLYAEQFGGGSVEARFADGVMFTDGVVLAQPGHPER
- a CDS encoding RNA polymerase-binding protein RbpA, giving the protein MADRSLRGMRIGAHSMESDVGVEFAPRFQAYYDCPNGHTIILPFSAEADVPVVWECRCGEEALLRDASKPEPKAGKAPRTHWDMLLERRTVGELEELLTERLELLRAGKLRRSA
- the lnt gene encoding apolipoprotein N-acyltransferase; amino-acid sequence: MPFAPPRRITSLILAVVAGLVCDASFPGLGLWPLSLVAVALLFIAFGRDSARWNFLVGLTFGLAFFLPHLTWIQGSVGEIPWAALSLVEAAFVGLVGAAWAWARRGAVIWSARRLQVPAFALIWVAAEEARQVLPFGGFPWGRLAFAHADSPLGRWAWAGGAPLVSLLVVVGGVIVAFALLALRRIDVGAASGYLIVAAALVGSGWLLPLGSAPDAGRLEVGAVQGNVPDRGLDSFQQAREVLDNHVAGTYALLDVVAPGDLDLVVWPENGSDIDPTVDEAAGAAVQGAARALDAPLLVGTQEFPADGGRLNMSQLWDPELGVVDRYAKQHPAPFAEYVPMRDVARRFSDAVDRVSTDMVPGQGVGLIELESPRLGRTVGLADVICFEVAYDGIVRDAVQAGGEVLLVQTNNATFGRSDESTQQLAMSRLRAMEHGRATIQISTVGVSGVITPNGVLTQTTGLFTAEQMVASLPLRTELTPATRYGDAIAWVLRVLGPITVVAGIAGARRIPRADRLAAADAPRTAQRVR
- a CDS encoding amidohydrolase, which codes for MASTLYRNGVIHSAADPFAEAVLVADGQVAWLGSEATVHTVLDGVDEVVDLDGALVTPAFVDAHVHVLQTGGALRSVDLGAGSGVATLAAALGTVADAARRARDLGPSSPLVGRGWDETSWPENRPPTREELDRVGEGAPVVLLRTDVHSAVVSSSFARVAGCDTLPGWRHDGLVTGEALDRAMTVVNAGMRADRDALHRAALEAAAAAGIASVHEHSMPSSDELDDLVRLLEISRDPAGGLPLVVGYRAELCATEDDARSLLAQVPGLTGIGGDLCVDGSFGSRTAALRAPYADLAPGAAGASGELYLSAEEVAAHLAAVGRAGKHAAFHVIGDRAMEEVLQGFELAADAEGSIAVRGGRHRIEHAEMVDARALAAMVLFGVVASVQPAFDARWGHPGGMYARRLGATRAAGLNPLADLAAAGVPLALGSDSPVTPFDPWGAVRAAIEHHDPGQRVSARAAFRAHTRGGWRAAGLDHTGAGEIRLGAPATLAVWRADSLAVQAPDGRVAAWSTDPRAGTPLLPELGPDVAPPRCLRTLRDGVVLHDELG
- a CDS encoding RNA helicase, with protein sequence MSSPAERYAASRRRAAFQRSELAAFAEGYPFGLDPFQLEACGALEGGRGVLVAAPTGAGKTVVGEFAVHLALQQGRKAFYTTPIKALSNQKYADLARRHGAQNVGLLTGDTTVNGDAPVVVMTTEVLRNMLYAGSRALDGLGYVAMDEVHYLADRFRGPVWEEVIIHLPDDVQLVSLSATVSNAEEFGDWLTMVRGDTAVVVSETRPVPLWQHVLAADALYDLYAGHVDPTAPGVDPPINPDLAVALRRVDRADGSRGPGDRGYRGGGRGRPQTRGAARLGARRPPPRFAVVEQLDDAALLPAIYFIFSRAGCAAAVQQCLRAGLRLTTAEQEAQIRAVVEERCAAIPRQDLAVLGFWEWSQALERGIASHHAGLLPLFKETVEELFSRGLVKVVFATETLALGINMPARSVVLEKLTKWDGSAHVDITPGEYTQLTGRAGRRGIDVEGHAVVVDHGGLDPVALAGLASRRTYPLRSSFRPTYNMAVNLVAQVGRDRAREVLETSFAQFQADRAVVGLARQAKAHAEALEGYAAAMTCHLGDFAEYADLRRKVADREQSLSREAVRARRSEVLTSLQQLRAGDVVEIPVGRRAGFAVVLDPGRDAGLDGPRPTVLTGERKVRVLSVGELAGGVRTVTRVRIPKGFAPRNPGSRRDLVSAMNTALAEPPKGGAAAERPRGRGRNGSAAADDATLADLRRRLRNHPCHGCSEREEHARWSERYHRLKREHDALVRRIDGRTSSIARIFDRICDVLTETGYLELVTDEHRTDAEAVAGPARGPARTRVTDAGQWLRRLYAESDLLVAECLRTGIWDGLDAPALAAAVSGVVFEARREERDAAPPVPGGPQGRLAQALDATVRAWSRLEDIELAHGLGATRPLDFGLVEPIHRWASGRGLATVLQGTDLAAGDFVRWCKQVVDLLDQIAQAAPTPTTRAAARRAVDQVRRGVVAYSSV
- the tatC gene encoding twin-arginine translocase subunit TatC, which codes for MPLRQHIRELRNRVLLAAAGVVVGAAVAWLWYVPLFELLQEPVVELAAARGDLITLNFGGVATPLDLQIKVSLFAGAIVTSPWWIYQLWAFVAPGLTRRERWTTVGFVCAGVPLFLVGGALAWFLLPKAVAILSGFTPPGAANLIDAQGYLEFIMKMVLAFGIAFLLPVVMVGLNAANLVRADTWRAGWRWAVLLSFVFAAVATPTADAISMFALAIPMCALYVLALGLCVLHDRRADRRAEALTAA